The Actinopolymorpha sp. NPDC004070 nucleotide sequence CGCCTCCCCCGCAGCCGGTGCCGGAGATCTGACCGCTCAGCCCGGGGCGCCCGGGGCGCCTGGGGTGCTCGGCGTGCTGCCGGGCGGCGGGCCGGTGTAGAGGGCGCGGGGGCGGAACCGCAGCCGATGGGGGTACTCCTCCAGGGCATGCGCGACCAGCCCCGCGACCCGGCCGAGGAGAAAGATCATCTCGCCGGACCCTTCTGTCAACCCAAACTTGACAGCGAGGGCCGCCAGCGCCAGGTCGGCGTTGGGTGCCGGGCCGCCGTGCCGGCCGACCACCCGCACCAGTTCGGTGACCACGGCGTCCATCCCATCGACGCCGGTGACGCCATCGACACCGGCCCGCGCGGGGTCCCCACCGGCCTCGCGTACCAGCTCCAGCAGGGCGTCCGCGCGCGGATCCCGGCCGGTGTAGACCTTGTGGCCGAAGCCCGGCAGAGGCTCCCCGCCACGCAGCCGGTCACCGACCACCCGGGGCACCTCCGCCGGGTCGGTCGTCGTACGCAGCAACGCCTCCAGCCCGGACGCGCTCGCACCGTGCAGGATCCCGCCACCGGCACTCAACCCGGTGAGCACCACGAGGTACGGGTCGGCCCACACCGACGCGGCGACCCGGGCGGCGAGAGTGGAGGCGGCGAGCTCGTGGTCGGCGAGCAGGACCAGCGCCGCGTTCAGCGCCCGGATCTCACCCGGCCCGGGTGCACGGTCGGCCAGCCGCGACCACAGCCGCTCGGCGACCGACGCCCCGACGGTGGGCGAGCGTTCGGGCAGGGAGTCGACGATGCCGGCGACCAGCGCGCGGGCGGCCGCCACCACCGCTGCCGGCCGGCGGTCGTCGCGCATCGGGTCCGCGGCGGCCAGCGCTGCCACCACGACCCGCATCCGGTCCACCGGGCGGGTGGACGCGGGCAGCGCAGCCTGGGCCTGCCGGCCCACCTCGATCGCCGCCGGGGATGCCCGCCACGGGTCGGTGTCTGCGCTCTCCCACAACAGCGCGGCGACGTCCTCGAACGATTCCGTCCGGGCGAGCACCACCGCGTCGCGCCCCCGGTAGTAGAGCGCGCCCTCCGGGTCGAGCAGCGTCAGCCCGGTGTCGACCACGACCTCCAGCGCGCCCGCCCTCCCGCCGCGGCGGTTCCGCCGGGCCAGGCGTTCGACCTCGATCCGGTCGAATCTCGACGACCGCCGGTCGGCACCCGGGTGGCGGGTCAGCACGCCCCGGCTCACGTACGCGTACACCGTCTCGGCCTTCACCCCGAGCAGGTCGGCAGCCTGGGCGGTGGTCATCCAGCGGGTGGACTCGCTCACATCGGCAACCTCATCACATCCACGACGAGGCGGGCGGAATAGAGTCGGCCCATGGCGCAGGAGCGAGAGCAGGACTACCGGATCGAACGCGACACCATGGGCGAGGTCAGGGTTCCCGCCGATGCGAAGTGGCGGGCACAGACCCAGCGCGCGGTGGAGAACTTCCCGATCTCCGGCTCGGTGCTGGAGGCCCAGCACATCCGAGCACTCGCCCTGATCAAGGGCGCGGCGGCGAAGGTCAACGCCGAGCTCGGCGTCATCGACGCCGACCTCGCCAAGGCGATCCAGGAGGCCGCCGCCGCCGTGGCCACCGGCACCCACGACGCACACTTCCCGATCGACGTGTTCCAGACCGGCTCGGGCACCTCCAGCAACATGAACACCAACGAGGTGCTGGCCACTCTGGCCACCGAGGCGCTCGGCCGGCCCGTCCACCCCAACGACCACGTCAACGCCTCGCAGTCCAGCAACGACGTGTTTCCCTCCTCCATCCACATCGCCGCGACGTACGCCGTCCTCAACGACCTGATCCCGGCGCTGTCGCACCTGTCCGACGCGCTGGAGACGAAGGCGGCCGAGTTCGCCGAGGTGGTGAAGTCGGGGCGTACGCACCTGATGGACGCCA carries:
- a CDS encoding citrate synthase; the protein is MSESTRWMTTAQAADLLGVKAETVYAYVSRGVLTRHPGADRRSSRFDRIEVERLARRNRRGGRAGALEVVVDTGLTLLDPEGALYYRGRDAVVLARTESFEDVAALLWESADTDPWRASPAAIEVGRQAQAALPASTRPVDRMRVVVAALAAADPMRDDRRPAAVVAAARALVAGIVDSLPERSPTVGASVAERLWSRLADRAPGPGEIRALNAALVLLADHELAASTLAARVAASVWADPYLVVLTGLSAGGGILHGASASGLEALLRTTTDPAEVPRVVGDRLRGGEPLPGFGHKVYTGRDPRADALLELVREAGGDPARAGVDGVTGVDGMDAVVTELVRVVGRHGGPAPNADLALAALAVKFGLTEGSGEMIFLLGRVAGLVAHALEEYPHRLRFRPRALYTGPPPGSTPSTPGAPGAPG